The following are encoded in a window of bacterium genomic DNA:
- a CDS encoding S8 family serine peptidase produces MKRITGMPPAWLLVIGLLAWSAAAGSAFAFTIEKGKVVFNWQAPFRDSITLAGSDWQIIPGQDSGLTLQLGPYQETLSAFSFSQKGSKLIYSRPHYPGIRKLSIDTVTGRFKIQAGGLYLWELLKPFAVAASVGDEKECIVLYPQVKSKKKWSFLAQRGDIQSQSCGKVSGAIGVPPNNLLEQEPNQDPHDPQIIPGPGYSLAGHAGEFEESYKIPDPDNPGYWIWLQDIFKVTLTEPSRVTLTMGADNLRANDLDLFVLDSWGNSLLQRSEGLLATEMAEIQEPGTYLLGVSAYKGASPYVLSVESAASGGSAFWGTIPPDADFVPGEVLVKRKPSPKSGKKVDPGVLGSRHGLVLKKSLPPEVEIFQVDTSSFETAKKKSLEKGKPVGDERELLKRLTLEAIRRLRLDPEVEYAEPNYIRRPLLTPNDTYFGYQWHYDLIGLPQAWDVTTGSDEIIVAVLDTGILSLHPDLAARLVSGYDFVSITSISNDRDGIDSDPEDPGDDPEGFSSSFHGTHVAGTIGAATNNSIGVAGVTWRGKIMPIRVLGVGGGTDADIAQGIRYAAGLSNASGTLPPNRAQIINMSLGGPGYNQTLLDAVRAARDQGVIILAAAGNSNTSTPFYPAAYQAVVAVSAVDASGQKAPYSNYGDWIDVAAPGGNVSVDLTGDGYPDGVLSALANQYRGAITSYNYVFYQGTSMACPHMAGVVALMLAVNPEMTPADLDSLLEGNHASAPGVRITKDIGATGKDDLYGHGLIDAPMALAAAQAIRGSPGGSGSVLSLSTNRLNFDTFLETLYVDVSNRGSGTLTVTGVTGDQTWINVTPTSGTAPLRLTISVDRSGLSEGDYSGRVTVFSDATQGDPVASVELSLKVSSGALKGEVGTLYVLAVDPETYYTVAEAVTDSQGNYLYLTPFLPQGEYLFFAGTDRDEDGWICDTGEACGYYPDPVQVTSGDTIPNIDFLVANMVNIQSARVALKQTGGRGLRRIR; encoded by the coding sequence TTGAAGAGAATCACTGGAATGCCTCCTGCTTGGCTGTTGGTCATCGGGCTTTTGGCCTGGAGTGCCGCGGCCGGATCTGCTTTTGCCTTTACCATAGAGAAGGGCAAGGTGGTTTTCAACTGGCAGGCTCCTTTTCGTGACTCCATAACCCTGGCCGGCTCTGACTGGCAGATCATCCCAGGACAGGACTCTGGCCTTACGCTCCAGTTGGGTCCGTACCAGGAGACCCTTTCTGCCTTTAGTTTCTCACAAAAGGGCTCCAAGCTTATTTACTCTCGCCCCCATTACCCAGGCATACGCAAGCTCAGCATCGATACTGTCACAGGCAGATTCAAGATCCAGGCCGGGGGGCTTTATCTTTGGGAACTCTTGAAGCCCTTTGCAGTGGCAGCTTCTGTGGGAGATGAAAAGGAATGCATCGTCTTGTACCCCCAGGTGAAAAGCAAGAAAAAGTGGAGCTTTCTGGCCCAGCGGGGGGACATACAAAGCCAGAGTTGCGGAAAGGTCTCTGGAGCCATAGGTGTTCCCCCCAACAATCTTCTGGAGCAGGAACCCAACCAGGACCCCCATGACCCCCAGATCATCCCAGGCCCTGGTTACAGCCTGGCAGGCCATGCGGGAGAGTTTGAAGAGTCCTACAAGATCCCGGATCCAGACAATCCCGGGTATTGGATCTGGCTACAGGATATATTCAAGGTTACCTTGACAGAGCCTTCCAGGGTGACCCTCACCATGGGAGCGGACAATCTCAGAGCAAACGACCTGGACCTCTTTGTTCTGGACTCTTGGGGAAACAGTCTCTTGCAGCGCTCCGAAGGACTTCTAGCCACAGAGATGGCGGAAATCCAAGAGCCTGGCACCTATCTGCTTGGAGTGTCGGCTTACAAGGGAGCAAGCCCCTACGTGCTCTCAGTGGAGTCTGCAGCATCTGGAGGCTCGGCATTTTGGGGCACCATCCCACCTGATGCAGATTTTGTGCCCGGGGAAGTGCTTGTGAAGCGCAAGCCTTCCCCCAAATCAGGTAAAAAGGTGGACCCTGGAGTCCTGGGCTCACGCCACGGGCTGGTCCTCAAGAAGAGCCTGCCCCCTGAGGTGGAGATCTTCCAGGTGGATACTTCCTCTTTTGAGACGGCAAAGAAAAAGAGCCTGGAGAAGGGTAAGCCAGTGGGGGATGAACGGGAATTACTCAAGCGATTGACCCTGGAGGCCATAAGGCGCCTTAGGCTGGACCCAGAGGTGGAGTACGCAGAGCCCAACTATATCAGGAGGCCCCTTCTTACCCCCAATGACACATACTTCGGCTACCAGTGGCACTACGATCTCATAGGGCTACCCCAGGCCTGGGATGTGACCACAGGAAGCGACGAGATCATAGTGGCGGTCTTGGACACAGGCATCTTAAGCCTTCATCCGGATCTAGCCGCAAGACTTGTGTCAGGGTACGACTTCGTGAGCATAACTTCCATTTCCAATGACAGAGACGGAATAGATTCCGATCCAGAGGATCCAGGAGATGACCCTGAAGGATTTAGCAGCAGCTTCCACGGCACCCACGTGGCAGGCACCATAGGAGCTGCCACCAACAACTCCATAGGAGTTGCTGGAGTGACTTGGCGTGGGAAGATCATGCCCATAAGAGTGCTTGGGGTGGGAGGCGGCACGGATGCCGACATAGCCCAGGGCATAAGGTATGCTGCGGGTCTTAGCAATGCCTCTGGTACCCTTCCCCCAAATAGGGCTCAGATAATCAACATGAGCCTGGGGGGCCCGGGTTACAATCAGACCCTTTTGGATGCAGTTAGAGCAGCCAGAGACCAAGGGGTGATAATATTGGCCGCCGCAGGAAACAGTAACACCAGCACCCCTTTTTACCCTGCGGCTTATCAGGCAGTGGTGGCAGTATCAGCAGTGGATGCCTCGGGCCAGAAGGCACCCTACTCAAACTACGGCGACTGGATCGATGTGGCAGCCCCGGGAGGAAACGTCTCTGTGGATCTCACAGGGGACGGCTACCCCGACGGGGTCTTGAGCGCACTGGCCAACCAGTATCGAGGTGCCATAACCAGTTACAACTATGTTTTTTATCAAGGCACCTCCATGGCCTGCCCCCACATGGCGGGTGTGGTGGCCCTGATGCTGGCAGTCAATCCAGAGATGACACCGGCTGATCTGGACTCCCTTCTGGAAGGCAATCACGCCTCGGCCCCAGGCGTGAGAATAACCAAGGACATTGGGGCTACAGGAAAAGACGACCTTTACGGCCACGGGCTCATAGACGCGCCCATGGCTCTGGCCGCAGCCCAAGCCATCAGAGGCTCCCCAGGGGGATCTGGTTCAGTTCTCTCTTTGTCAACAAACAGGCTCAACTTCGACACCTTCTTGGAGACCCTCTATGTGGATGTGAGCAACCGTGGCAGCGGGACCCTCACGGTAACCGGGGTGACAGGGGACCAAACCTGGATAAATGTTACACCCACATCTGGCACAGCACCCCTTAGACTGACCATTTCTGTGGACAGAAGCGGGCTTTCCGAGGGGGATTACTCGGGCCGGGTGACCGTATTTTCAGACGCCACCCAGGGAGATCCCGTTGCCTCGGTGGAACTTAGCCTTAAGGTCAGTTCAGGAGCATTGAAAGGGGAGGTGGGAACCCTCTATGTCCTGGCAGTGGATCCTGAGACCTATTACACGGTGGCCGAGGCAGTCACGGACTCCCAAGGCAATTATCTTTACCTTACACCCTTCCTGCCGCAGGGGGAGTATTTGTTTTTCGCCGGGACCGACCGCGATGAGGATGGATGGATCTGCGATACTGGGGAAGCGTGTGGTTATTACCCCGACCCTGTCCAGGTTACCTCAGGCGACACAATACCTAACATAGACTTCCTGGTGGCCAACATGGTCAACATACAATCTGCCCGGGTGGCTCTCAAGCAAACAGGTGGCAGGGGTCTGCGCCGCATAAGGTAA
- a CDS encoding amidase produces MARDLDTYPDISSMAQAMRRGETNPVELTEACLDRIRNLDENLGAFCLVCEERARAQARAAWEILKAGIDLGPLQGIPFAVKDLLDVEGMPTTAGSSLLKQNQAPRSASSVRKCLQAAMVLLGKTKTVQFAYGGVGINSDCGTPRNPWSSEHLVPGGSSSGSAVAVASGMAAAALGTDTGGSVRIPAALCGVTGLKTTVGRVSRAGVYPLSWTLDSVGTLTRSVRDAALLYATVAGPDPEDESTWAAPLVRIDLSREPDLKGIRLAFPQSEFWEKVDPDIEKAVRASGDVFRELGASLLDVDFPEARDACRIAKMGIITASEAYCANRHWVEEHLGELDPVVAYRILKGKDIPAHQYVSTLREVRELRARALKSLERVDGLLVPSTRLPALPVKDLEASIEAYAEANWAYLRNTSIGNVLNLCGISIPCGFSSEGLPLGLMIYAKPFEEETALRIGNAFQLVTDYHLRRPPLACQA; encoded by the coding sequence GTGGCAAGAGATCTGGATACATACCCTGATATAAGTTCCATGGCCCAGGCCATGCGCCGGGGCGAGACAAATCCAGTGGAGCTGACAGAGGCATGCCTGGATCGGATAAGGAATCTGGATGAGAATCTGGGAGCCTTTTGTCTTGTCTGTGAGGAAAGGGCCAGGGCGCAGGCCAGGGCTGCTTGGGAGATTCTCAAGGCAGGGATTGATCTGGGCCCTCTCCAGGGTATTCCTTTTGCAGTAAAGGATCTCTTGGATGTGGAAGGTATGCCCACCACCGCAGGATCCAGCCTCTTGAAGCAAAATCAGGCCCCAAGAAGCGCCTCTTCTGTGCGAAAGTGCTTGCAGGCAGCAATGGTGCTTTTGGGAAAGACCAAGACCGTTCAGTTCGCATATGGTGGAGTGGGAATAAACTCTGATTGTGGCACCCCAAGGAACCCCTGGAGTTCTGAGCACCTCGTGCCCGGGGGATCCAGCAGCGGCTCGGCCGTGGCCGTGGCTTCAGGCATGGCAGCCGCAGCCCTGGGAACAGATACTGGGGGCTCTGTGCGCATCCCTGCAGCCCTCTGTGGAGTGACCGGACTCAAGACCACGGTGGGTCGGGTGAGTCGAGCCGGGGTTTACCCCCTCAGTTGGACCCTGGATTCGGTGGGGACCCTGACCAGGAGTGTGAGGGATGCAGCTCTATTATATGCAACTGTGGCAGGGCCCGACCCCGAAGATGAGTCCACCTGGGCAGCTCCCTTGGTCAGAATTGACTTGAGCAGGGAGCCGGATCTAAAAGGAATCAGACTTGCCTTCCCGCAATCTGAGTTCTGGGAAAAAGTGGATCCTGACATAGAAAAGGCTGTCAGAGCTTCGGGGGATGTTTTTAGAGAGCTGGGAGCCAGCCTGCTGGATGTGGATTTCCCCGAGGCCCGGGATGCGTGTCGAATAGCCAAGATGGGCATCATAACTGCATCCGAAGCTTACTGCGCAAACAGACATTGGGTGGAAGAACACTTGGGAGAACTGGATCCTGTGGTGGCTTATCGCATCCTCAAGGGCAAGGACATCCCCGCGCACCAGTATGTGAGCACATTGCGGGAGGTCAGAGAGCTAAGGGCTAGGGCCCTCAAGTCACTGGAGCGCGTGGACGGACTCCTTGTGCCCTCCACCAGGCTGCCTGCCTTGCCTGTCAAAGATTTGGAAGCCTCCATAGAGGCCTATGCAGAGGCCAACTGGGCTTATCTTAGAAACACCTCCATAGGAAATGTGCTGAATCTCTGCGGCATCAGCATTCCGTGCGGCTTCTCTTCAGAGGGCTTGCCTCTAGGCTTGATGATTTACGCCAAGCCCTTTGAGGAAGAGACCGCCTTGAGAATAGGAAATGCCTTTCAGCTTGTAACTGATTACCACTTGAGAAGACCCCCCTTGGCTTGCCAAGCTTGA
- a CDS encoding molybdopterin-dependent oxidoreductase — protein MGEWKKTGCVLCAQNCGLEVMVEENRMLRVRPDKDNPRSQGYACRKGLNVLHHHHHADRLLYPLKRVQEGFQRISWDQALGEIAARLKSIVQLHGPRAVAYMGGGGQGCHFEAAFGVRLLRALGSRYHYSPLAQELTGNFWAWGRVTGRQYLFGIPDHDHTEVLMALGWNGMQSHQMPQARRFLTSMAQDPHRTLVVVDPRLSETARIADIHLPIRPGTDALMLKSMIQILLQEGWVNRDYIFRWVQGYQEVEKWFQGFDPQAACRVCELSYERVREVVRLMATRGSSIHPDLGVFMNRHSTATTYLAILLLALCGRIGTRGGNVFCGYLMPMGAHTDERDPGNWRTVITGYPAIMGTYPPNVMPEEILNDHPQRLRAVICTQSNPLRSYADTSAYEKAFSKLDLLVTCELAMTETAALSHYVLPARSGYESWDGTFFAWNFPEIYFQMRRPIVEPQGERLEVSQILVELADRLGLIPPIPQELMQAARSKDRLRFGAMLMGLVRSNQALRENLPFVLAKTLGLEMGSANLAALWGILAAAPGRFRQWAAKAGFDPGPLMGEQVFQAILDHPEGLWIGRCDPEENLSMLCTEDGKLHIHIPEMEDWIRSITPESESLALEKEKRGWPLILMAGRHMDTNANTLMRDPVWNQGKRACTAAVHPDDAASMGLRDGQMVKVVTEAGSVEIELEVDPGSRPGTVIIPHGFGLIYQGKEHGANVNWLTSSKHRDPLAGTPLHRFVPCRLEPASSWAASSPQEKGALT, from the coding sequence ATGGGAGAATGGAAAAAGACCGGATGCGTGCTTTGCGCCCAGAACTGCGGCCTGGAGGTAATGGTAGAGGAAAACCGCATGTTACGGGTGCGTCCAGACAAGGACAATCCCAGAAGCCAGGGCTATGCTTGTAGAAAGGGGCTTAATGTCCTCCACCATCATCACCACGCGGATAGATTGCTTTATCCCCTCAAACGGGTCCAGGAGGGGTTCCAGCGCATCTCCTGGGATCAGGCCCTGGGAGAAATAGCAGCCAGATTGAAATCCATAGTGCAGCTCCACGGACCCAGAGCCGTGGCATACATGGGCGGTGGTGGACAAGGATGCCATTTCGAGGCTGCCTTCGGAGTAAGACTTCTTAGGGCTCTGGGCTCTCGCTATCATTACAGCCCTTTGGCCCAGGAGCTCACCGGAAACTTCTGGGCTTGGGGAAGAGTCACAGGCAGGCAGTATCTATTTGGAATTCCGGACCATGATCACACCGAAGTCCTGATGGCTTTGGGCTGGAACGGCATGCAGAGTCATCAAATGCCCCAGGCCAGGAGGTTTCTGACCTCCATGGCCCAAGACCCCCATAGAACCCTCGTGGTGGTGGATCCGCGCCTCAGTGAAACAGCCAGGATAGCAGACATACACCTGCCCATCAGGCCCGGCACGGATGCATTGATGCTGAAAAGCATGATACAGATCCTGCTGCAGGAGGGCTGGGTGAACAGGGATTATATCTTCAGGTGGGTCCAGGGATATCAAGAGGTGGAAAAGTGGTTCCAGGGATTTGATCCCCAAGCTGCCTGCAGGGTCTGTGAGCTGAGCTACGAAAGAGTGCGGGAAGTGGTGCGACTCATGGCCACCCGAGGTTCTTCCATTCATCCAGATCTCGGGGTCTTCATGAACAGGCACAGCACGGCCACAACGTACCTGGCCATTTTACTCTTGGCTCTTTGCGGCAGAATAGGCACACGGGGGGGAAATGTCTTTTGCGGGTATCTCATGCCCATGGGAGCCCACACAGACGAAAGGGATCCTGGGAACTGGAGGACAGTGATCACCGGGTACCCGGCCATCATGGGCACGTACCCTCCCAATGTGATGCCCGAGGAGATCCTAAACGACCACCCCCAAAGGCTCAGGGCCGTCATATGCACCCAGTCCAACCCGCTTCGCTCCTATGCTGATACCTCAGCTTATGAGAAAGCCTTCTCCAAGCTGGACCTGCTTGTGACCTGCGAGCTGGCCATGACCGAAACCGCAGCCTTGTCCCATTACGTGTTGCCAGCCCGTTCCGGGTACGAATCCTGGGATGGAACCTTCTTTGCCTGGAACTTCCCGGAGATCTACTTCCAGATGAGAAGGCCCATTGTGGAGCCCCAAGGGGAGAGGTTGGAGGTCAGCCAGATCTTGGTGGAACTGGCTGATCGTTTGGGTCTTATCCCGCCCATCCCGCAAGAGCTAATGCAGGCAGCCAGAAGCAAGGACAGGCTGAGATTCGGGGCCATGCTCATGGGCCTGGTCAGATCCAACCAAGCTCTCCGTGAAAACCTGCCCTTTGTTTTGGCCAAGACCCTGGGTTTGGAAATGGGCTCGGCCAACCTGGCCGCCTTGTGGGGGATCCTGGCGGCCGCACCAGGTCGTTTCAGACAGTGGGCTGCCAAGGCCGGGTTTGACCCAGGTCCTTTGATGGGCGAACAGGTATTTCAGGCCATACTGGATCACCCTGAGGGCCTTTGGATAGGCCGTTGCGATCCAGAGGAAAACCTCTCCATGTTGTGCACAGAAGACGGCAAGCTCCATATACACATACCGGAGATGGAAGACTGGATCCGTTCCATTACCCCGGAGTCAGAGTCTTTGGCCTTGGAAAAGGAAAAAAGGGGCTGGCCTCTGATTCTCATGGCAGGCCGCCACATGGATACCAATGCCAATACCCTCATGCGGGATCCAGTCTGGAACCAGGGCAAGAGAGCCTGTACCGCCGCAGTGCACCCTGATGACGCTGCAAGCATGGGTCTGAGAGACGGGCAGATGGTCAAAGTGGTGACAGAGGCTGGATCTGTGGAAATAGAACTGGAAGTGGACCCCGGCTCGAGGCCTGGAACCGTCATAATACCCCACGGCTTCGGGCTCATTTACCAGGGCAAGGAGCATGGAGCCAATGTGAATTGGCTTACCAGTTCCAAGCATCGGGACCCTCTAGCCGGGACTCCACTTCACAGATTCGTGCCCTGCAGGCTGGAGCCTGCCTCGAGTTGGGCTGCTTCCAGCCCGCAAGAAAAAGGAGCTCTCACGTGA
- a CDS encoding YggT family protein: MGIVAGILELMVILLLVRLLVRPAEAFFHPMYRLLYKITDPVLLPSRYVTRTQAQGVLLTVVALTVLKGAFYSVFGHVSFSRGVGQSLLELLHLLFQAYMVLWIVAVLGRRTYANPLGEAVARAFIPLDSLLGYLGYPRRKILTGSLLLIWVLFVLLSSVFRALFLLQDFPSPQLLLASVFEGLLLFIGLFPFPGFFSLILVAGALLSWFSPDPRNPLVHAIYGVSEPLLAPFRRFIPQLGGIDFSPLVALLAFQVLGGAAQQLVLQLFRATL; this comes from the coding sequence ATGGGAATAGTGGCCGGAATTCTGGAACTCATGGTGATTCTTCTTTTGGTAAGGCTCTTGGTAAGGCCTGCTGAAGCCTTTTTCCACCCCATGTACAGGCTCCTTTACAAGATTACTGACCCGGTGCTCTTGCCCTCCAGGTATGTAACCAGGACCCAGGCACAAGGAGTTCTTCTCACTGTGGTGGCCTTGACCGTGCTCAAGGGAGCCTTCTATTCGGTTTTTGGGCATGTGAGTTTTTCCAGGGGAGTCGGCCAGAGTCTGCTGGAGCTGCTTCACCTGCTGTTCCAGGCTTACATGGTGCTATGGATAGTGGCTGTGCTGGGGCGTCGGACTTACGCAAATCCCTTGGGGGAAGCAGTGGCCAGGGCCTTTATCCCCCTGGACTCACTGCTGGGTTATCTGGGATATCCCAGGCGAAAGATTCTGACGGGTTCTTTGCTTTTGATTTGGGTCCTCTTTGTGCTTCTCTCCAGCGTATTTAGGGCCTTGTTCCTGCTTCAGGACTTCCCCAGCCCCCAGCTCTTGTTGGCCAGTGTTTTCGAGGGACTCCTGCTTTTCATAGGCCTTTTCCCCTTTCCAGGCTTTTTTTCCCTGATATTGGTGGCCGGAGCCCTGTTGTCCTGGTTTAGCCCGGATCCCAGAAACCCGCTGGTGCATGCCATCTATGGCGTATCAGAGCCCCTTTTGGCCCCATTTAGAAGGTTCATTCCACAGCTGGGAGGCATAGATTTCTCTCCCCTGGTGGCACTGCTGGCCTTCCAGGTCCTGGGAGGGGCTGCTCAGCAATTGGTCCTACAGCTATTCAGAGCCACGTTGTGA
- a CDS encoding DUF167 domain-containing protein — protein MKGGCFGKKDSGMDELQALKLQAGEGWVEFWIRVQPKASSNEMCGMVQGELKLKIKAPPLEGKANRAAQEFLGEVLDVAKGKVEIVSGKASRSKKVRVWGLKPQELLQRLKGTTGG, from the coding sequence TTGAAGGGGGGCTGTTTCGGGAAAAAGGATTCGGGCATGGATGAGCTGCAAGCTCTGAAGCTTCAAGCAGGTGAGGGTTGGGTGGAGTTTTGGATCAGGGTTCAGCCCAAGGCTTCATCCAATGAGATGTGCGGCATGGTGCAAGGAGAGCTAAAGCTCAAGATCAAGGCCCCTCCTTTGGAGGGCAAGGCCAACAGGGCTGCACAGGAATTCCTGGGGGAGGTCTTGGATGTTGCCAAGGGCAAGGTGGAAATTGTCTCAGGCAAGGCCTCCCGGAGCAAAAAAGTGAGGGTGTGGGGGCTCAAGCCTCAGGAACTGCTCCAGAGGCTGAAGGGTACAACAGGTGGTTAG
- a CDS encoding formylmethanofuran dehydrogenase subunit E family protein, producing MNWEVPALTPGNEVTICGLSLEDYIRKVEVFHGYAAPGMILGGFMVDMAVGRMPHGQLFDALCETPKCLPDAIQLLTPCTVGNGWLKILNLGRFALTLYDKKGGEGVRVFVDPSKLASWPLARDWFLKVGPKEKRDLRELVELLCQMGCKALGVQRVRIDPGFLKLRRHRQFSVCPRCGESYPCDDGPVCLGCQGQAPYKSVSPLET from the coding sequence GTGAATTGGGAAGTTCCTGCCTTAACCCCTGGAAACGAGGTTACCATTTGCGGCCTTAGCTTGGAGGATTACATCCGCAAGGTGGAGGTTTTCCATGGCTATGCTGCCCCGGGCATGATCCTGGGGGGCTTCATGGTGGACATGGCAGTGGGCAGAATGCCCCATGGCCAGCTCTTCGACGCCCTGTGCGAGACACCCAAGTGCCTTCCAGATGCCATACAACTGCTCACTCCTTGCACAGTGGGCAACGGCTGGCTCAAGATACTTAATCTGGGTCGATTTGCCCTGACCCTTTACGACAAGAAGGGGGGAGAGGGAGTAAGGGTCTTCGTGGATCCCTCGAAGTTGGCCTCTTGGCCTCTGGCACGAGATTGGTTTCTGAAAGTGGGGCCCAAGGAGAAGAGGGATCTCAGAGAGCTGGTGGAGCTTCTCTGCCAGATGGGCTGCAAGGCCTTGGGTGTTCAACGGGTAAGAATTGACCCAGGCTTTCTCAAGCTCAGGCGCCACAGGCAGTTCTCTGTTTGTCCTCGTTGCGGGGAGAGCTACCCATGCGACGACGGGCCGGTTTGCTTGGGCTGCCAGGGTCAGGCCCCGTACAAGAGCGTGAGTCCTTTGGAAACATGA
- a CDS encoding molybdopterin-dependent oxidoreductase: protein MEEIRRTYCARMDHGGCALLVTVKDGKVIKVQGDPESPISLGYVCPKGLAAAQRLYHPQRLRKPLLREGRRGEGRWKQISWPQALELLSQKIKETARSFGPQAVLFAQGAPKGLEFWILMRLANALGSPNVAGIGNMCHMPREISSVITFGFWPEVDYDHPPACIVLWGSNLDQTNEEATISSRLRRALDKGSRLIVVDPRPTRMARKADLWLKPRPGSDAILAMGIMKVMVEEGLADQEFLQSWSVGYQDLTQRLQNYSLEQVEEITWVGSGQIREAARLFAKTRPAAIQMGNALEHTIWAHQTCRALACLMALGGNLEVPGGNIRPAPPKCIAPRDLVLAHRLPDRRQKMLSSSWNLHPLLATVPAQMATEAILTNRPYPVKLAYLQGTNPMLSYPGSPRVQEALSKLDFLAVAEIFMTPTAAMADLVLPAATHMEFHDIGNYGLPKSFILARPKIVEPPKEAWSDLRILNELAKTLGLEELFWDNEAQILEEVLAPSNITYDQFKDTLVLWGSPQYRTYLKGGFKTPSGKVEIMCQQLAQRGLDPLPGFPKPSDWGSGPSKEFPFILTSAKDPVFFHSAYRQIPSLRKISPEPMVEISPETASLLGLSQGDWVWVSSSVGRIRQRVRLVEGLDPRVVCAAYGWWFPEKGMDTLLGWQEANLNLLTSQEPPFDPLLASVNLRAIPCSLEKIPDAPE from the coding sequence ATGGAGGAGATTCGGCGAACTTACTGCGCCAGGATGGACCACGGCGGATGCGCTTTGTTGGTCACGGTCAAAGACGGCAAGGTAATCAAGGTACAGGGGGATCCAGAATCTCCCATAAGCCTGGGATATGTGTGCCCCAAGGGGCTGGCCGCTGCCCAGAGGCTGTATCATCCCCAGAGGCTCAGAAAGCCCCTTCTCAGAGAGGGCCGTCGAGGGGAAGGCAGGTGGAAACAGATATCATGGCCCCAGGCCCTGGAGCTTCTTTCCCAAAAAATAAAGGAAACAGCCAGAAGCTTCGGGCCCCAGGCCGTGCTATTCGCCCAGGGTGCACCCAAGGGGCTGGAGTTCTGGATCTTGATGAGATTGGCCAATGCATTGGGTTCCCCCAATGTGGCTGGCATTGGAAACATGTGCCACATGCCCAGGGAGATCTCCTCGGTGATCACCTTTGGCTTCTGGCCGGAGGTGGACTACGATCATCCCCCTGCCTGCATAGTGCTTTGGGGCAGCAATCTGGATCAGACCAATGAGGAGGCCACCATCTCTTCGAGGCTCAGGAGAGCTCTGGATAAGGGCAGCAGGCTGATTGTGGTTGATCCCAGGCCCACCCGCATGGCCCGCAAGGCAGACCTTTGGCTCAAGCCCAGACCGGGCTCAGACGCAATCCTGGCCATGGGTATCATGAAAGTCATGGTGGAAGAAGGGCTGGCGGATCAGGAATTCCTCCAGAGTTGGAGTGTGGGTTATCAGGATCTCACCCAGAGGCTCCAGAATTACAGCCTCGAGCAGGTGGAAGAGATCACCTGGGTTGGTTCAGGGCAAATAAGAGAAGCAGCCAGGCTTTTTGCCAAGACCAGGCCGGCTGCCATTCAGATGGGAAACGCTCTGGAGCACACCATCTGGGCACACCAGACCTGCAGGGCCCTGGCCTGTCTCATGGCCCTGGGGGGCAACCTGGAAGTGCCGGGGGGAAATATCAGACCCGCTCCACCCAAGTGCATTGCCCCCAGGGATCTGGTTCTGGCCCACAGGCTCCCGGATCGAAGGCAAAAGATGCTGAGCTCATCCTGGAACCTGCATCCCCTTCTGGCCACTGTGCCGGCCCAGATGGCCACAGAAGCTATTTTAACTAACAGGCCCTATCCCGTTAAGCTCGCCTATCTTCAGGGCACAAATCCCATGTTGAGCTATCCTGGCTCTCCAAGGGTGCAGGAGGCCCTGAGCAAGCTGGATTTTCTGGCAGTGGCCGAAATCTTCATGACCCCCACGGCCGCCATGGCGGATCTGGTTTTGCCTGCAGCCACTCACATGGAGTTCCATGACATAGGCAACTACGGGCTGCCCAAGAGCTTCATCCTGGCCAGGCCCAAAATAGTGGAGCCGCCCAAAGAGGCCTGGTCTGATCTTAGAATCCTCAACGAACTGGCCAAGACCCTGGGGCTAGAAGAGCTTTTCTGGGACAACGAGGCGCAAATCTTGGAGGAGGTTCTTGCCCCTTCAAACATCACATATGACCAATTCAAGGACACTCTGGTGCTTTGGGGTTCTCCCCAATACAGGACTTACCTCAAAGGTGGATTCAAGACCCCTTCGGGAAAAGTGGAAATCATGTGCCAGCAGCTGGCCCAAAGAGGGCTTGACCCGCTCCCAGGTTTCCCAAAACCCTCGGATTGGGGGTCTGGTCCATCCAAGGAGTTCCCCTTTATTTTGACAAGCGCCAAGGATCCGGTTTTCTTCCACTCCGCGTACAGGCAGATCCCATCCCTCAGGAAGATCTCCCCTGAGCCCATGGTGGAGATCTCCCCCGAGACAGCATCGCTGCTGGGCCTGAGCCAGGGAGACTGGGTTTGGGTTAGCTCTTCTGTGGGCAGGATTCGCCAGAGGGTCCGCCTGGTGGAAGGGCTGGATCCCAGGGTGGTCTGCGCTGCCTATGGCTGGTGGTTCCCCGAAAAGGGCATGGATACCCTCTTGGGATGGCAGGAGGCCAATTTGAACCTGCTTACCAGCCAGGAGCCTCCCTTTGACCCTCTTTTGGCCAGTGTGAATCTCAGGGCAATACCCTGCAGTCTGGAGAAGATCCCAGACGCTCCAGAATGA